Below is a window of Plutella xylostella chromosome 15, ilPluXylo3.1, whole genome shotgun sequence DNA.
aattcccCTCACCTGTCCGGCCCCTGCACACTGAGCACGCACAGCTGCTTGGACACGTCGGTGATGGTGGCGCGCAGGCCATGGCTGTGGATGATGCGGCGGAGGTGCGCCATCGTGTGGTTGGCGCTGAAGCCGGCTGTCACCACGTAGTAGCCGCGACCCTGGGAACATTGTAAATGTACATTAGCTGGAGTAAGGCAAGGTGTAACAAAAGTTTACGACGCGCTCGCTCACGAAAGTATATAAGAAtggatagttttttttctcttttacGACTAAAAGGGTGTTgcaattttgttaatttttgagCAGGGTGCTGACACCTACGATTAACATATAGGCTGCTTTTATCCCAGATTATCCACTTGAAAAGTCTTGAGGGCGAAGCCTAGCTTACGGTCTAATTATGAAGATGCTTCATACCTTGAAGATGGGCTCGTGCAgctggccgccgccgccgtccaGCACGCTGACCGTCACGTCCGCCTCCACGCCGCCTTTCTCGTTCAGCATCAGCGTGTACACCACTCTGCAATTATATGTAGAACCATAGTTAGGGGGTTGTAATAGATGCCTAAACAGAATTTTCCGCGCCGTTGCCACACGCCAGTGCTTCTTGACGTGTCTAGACAGGGCGACGCCATTGATACGCACTATGACTTACGCCATTGAAGCGCACTATGACTTACGGACGCTATTACAGCTATAATGCACTCCGAGTGCTCTCATAACACGATAAGATTACAGCAATTTTAACTCTTGAAATGGACTGCACGTAAGCAACGTGATATTGGGATGTCCGACCTCACTTATTAGCTACACTTCGTAGTAAACTACAGTATATCAATCAACATACGTGTCGGCCTTGTTAGTGAGGTCGGCGGTGAAGGCGAGCGCGGCCACGCGCTGCGCGTCCGGCCCCGTCAGGTACAGCTTGCCGTAGTACGACTGGTTGAAGAGGGCGGCACCGTTGCGGCACGCGAGGGCCTCTTGACGTATCTGCCATTACAGAAACATAAcaagtgtaaacaaacaaGTGATTAAGAAAGAATAAGCTATACTGCATTTTTTCATACTTATCATAGAaggtaaacaatattattgcGTCTTTTTATTTTGCCACGACAGCCAATAGTCTTTGATTTATCAACCAACTGCAGTCCGTAAATCAATGTGAGGAGTTTTCGcgtattttaaaaagtcgtaaaacaaaagaagaatgACGTCTTGAGGTAACGCGTTTCAAGTTATACTTTTGAACGAAAAACAAAGCTTTTTATATCGAAATTCCTCTGTGAAACCCGGAAAAGACAAGCAAGGAAGGTCCACTCACAATATCATGGTACTTAGAGAAGCCGTACGTGTAGTCCCCCTTCAGCATGTCCTCGTAGCGGCGGTCCAGGTTGCGCGGGTAGTCGTGTGTGCCGCCCCAGTCGTACTGCTGCACTCGCGTCTGGAATATAAATGAAAacatcaacatcatcatcacagaATTCCCGTCTTCTTCCACTGAACGAGTAAGTAGGAGTTAATTGTAATGGTATTTGAAACCATCTTCAAACCAGGGTTGTTATTCCTCTTACTAGCACATCTTATATTAGTGCCGCCATTTTAGATTCGTTTCTTTATTGGCACAGGTTATTTTTCCTAACAAGCTTTTCCGTGCCAGATGCATAAGGATTGATAAAAATAGACTCTCTCTTGACTCTTGCATACAATACAGCTAATGATAGGAGACTAACGGTGCCAGTcgtaaaacaaataaacgtCGACAGCTGAAAACAATCACTGTACGTAGGTTGTAGTCACTGTGGTTTTGTAAGAAGTCGACAAGCGAAACCCACCTTCTCCCCCGGCAAGAAGAGCCCCGGGCGCTCCCAGCCGGCGCGGCTCTGCATGCAAGCTCCATCCTCCACCAGCTCCTGATGCAGAGCGTCGTGACTGACGTCCCTCCCGGCCAGAGGCTCGTCGTGCGGGAACACCAGCGAGTAGTTCTTGGCATACGCCTCGTGGCTGCTCTCGCGCACCCAGTGCGGGCGCGACGTCTGGGCGGCGGTGAAGCGACGGATGTCGAAGGTGAACATGTTGTAGTGTGGCCTAGAATGGGAGGGAGGGAAGGGTTATATTCATCATGACTGTCGAAGTCTACAGGTCGAAGCCGGGGAGTGTGGTGGCGACGCGACGCCATATTACCGCTGGGACTTGTTATCTGACATGGAATTCAAAATAGGATGCCACATTCAATTCTCCCAGCAGACTGCCTGGCCCTATTTTCAATAAATCTGATCTCTTAGTAGGTTCATCAACATTAATCGATCAAGTCTGCGATAGGTAAGCAACTGTACCTAATTATGGTAAGAAGTTTTGTATTTCATCAACTAGTATGTAGTTAATTTTTATATCGATAGGAGTTTGACGTCACCACAAGAAGTTCATAATGTTATCGGCATTTGTAGCATTCCGAACGaacaataacaaataaacaaaggAGAGGTTAAAATTATTCaagaacatatttttataacgagCCCCCGTAGGTATCTATagatatagtattttttatagatttaccTTCCGCTAACGATCCATTCAGCTAATTGGATGCCGCATCCAGCGGAGAACATTATCCCGGCTGAGTTGTAGCCACAGTTGTGATACAAACCTGTAAAATTAACGATAATAACACATATGATAAAAGATCGAATTTGTATCTATTAATTATGAGTCTTAGGACCCATGTCATCGAATTTAGTGACGGAAGATTTTACTAGAAAATCACTACCCTTTTCAGGAAGATCGCAAAATTTCATCACTATTGTGTAATTATCCGGGTTTTATTCGGGTGTTTGCAATATTACTGGTATTTTAGCGATTATTAACCATCTAAAGCTGATGCGGATGCGTCATTCGGCTCCTTTCATGCACCCGCATCTCCAACcgcacaaaaaaaaatcctcTAACATGATTTCTACTGCAAAAATACTTTATATACTCAATGACATCACTAACCGAAGATATTCGGGTCCTCGCCCAACAAAGGCTTATGATCAGGCGTGAACGACTCAGGGCCGCATACTGTACTCTTCACTCCCACCTTGGCTAGAGCGGGACAGAGGATCGCCGCGTTGGTGCTGTGCATGCCGAACACGTCCCAGTCCAGGTCGTACAGGTGGAACTGCTGGCTGTCTGATACCTGGGAATGTGATGGATGGTTGAAAAGTGGTGCCTTGTACGGGTGTTAGTTTTAGCAACtttttcttagcgtgtcggtggcACTAGAGCTGGTTTAGGGTTGGTAGCCGTGGTGAATAGATTAGCATCAGCCGCTGACTACCCAGGGTCACTTGGGTAAGCTCTTTTCGCATAGTCCAGTTTTAGCAAATGGCTTACTCAGATGGATCTTTTGTGCATATTATTGAACTGTTGAATTCATTCCCAACACTCTTGACGACAGcggcgggttggtgggttaaGAACTGGACTCATCCGGGATTTTGCAGATGAGCAGGATTCCTCATCGCACAACTCACGCCCGAATGCAGCAATTTAGCCCTCTTTTGGACTACTATACACCGTTTTTGCACgattacttatttacttatctatGGGTCTGAAAACCTAAAGAAACCACAATTTCTTCTTTACCTGATCCAACATAATCGGGTTAGGCTCGTACCCGCCCACACTGACGGTCTCGCCAGCCACCTTCAGGTACAAACTCGCGTCGTGGTCCCGTATGTTGGGCCCGCCGCGGACCTCGGGGATTCGGTCCATCACCACGTACGCGTGCTTGAACGGGATTAGTGGGAGCGCGGGGATGCCCGCGAATCTGGCTATGCGGCCGCCCCATGCGCCTGGTGGAGAATGGAGCAGGGGGTTAGATTAGATGGTATGTGAATTTAGAGATTTCAATacgtattatttatgttttcctCCTTGTATAAGCGTCGTCGTCATCATCAACTTATAATTGACTAATATTTAGTTTGAGGGGCtactttttttactttttcttgACAAAATACGAAAATTCTCAGCAGAACTCCAACCTCGTACCGAAATTAGTTAGGTATTCTGGGACAAAGCGACTTAACTCTCTCCTTAGGTGTGCCGCTATACTTTGTTCTCGTTGTAAATATCTGCATATgggtgtaaataaataagaataaaatctacatcgttataataatagaatactcACCTCCACAGTTGACAACACACTTGGTCCTGATGAAGCCCTTGTTGGTGTGCACGCCCGTCACCTCCTTGTTGCCCAGCATGTTGTGAGAGTAGTGGATGTCCAGCACCGGCGTGTCTTCGTACACCTGCGAACACAGATATAGACATAGACACGTCGTTTATTTACTCGCAAAATCCACATCACATTAAAAACAACATCAATAGGTACAGTTATAGTAAGATAATAGTAAGTTATAGGAAAGCAAAGAATGTAACATCATATAACAGTAAGTTAACATATTACAACAATCACACAGAAATTACAGAGATCACTAATTGTGGTGTGTATTGTGCCAGCAAAATGGCTCCTTCTCAGCATGTGCAGTACAGAAATTAGTACAGCGCTGATAATTTTGCAAGAATATCGTTAATAAGTCTTGGTTATTCTTTTATGTATCTCCGCCAATATTGGAAACGCGAATTGATAGTGGTGTATTGAACCCATGACCTCTGGATGTTGAAGCCACCACTAGATTACAATGGCGAGCCTCCTATAGCATATTCAAGAGTAAACAACATACGTAAACTATTACCAAGCTGTAAGTACTTGTTTATATCTATGTAGTTAGTAGCTAATCtcataataaacaaaacactatCTACCATCAAGAAAATAACGACCAACTTACCTTAGCACCCCTCTTCGTAGAAGCTTTCACCAGCGTATTACAGACACTATCAGGCTCAACAGTCCCGTCCTGTCTACAGTACAAGGCCATCTCAAACACGGACGGGTCAAGCAGCGGGAATATCTTCTGAGCATCAGCAGGGCTTAGAACTTCGCTGGGTACGCCCATCGCGTTACCTAGCGTGTGCAAACGCATGTACTCTTGTGTGCGGAGCTGAAATATTTGGGTTTTTGTTAGgatttatttatctaatacTATATTGAAACAGTGAACTGAACTgcagtttaaaaaaaagtattatgagGACGATTAGATGCGGAGTGATGataatgattaaaaattaaatatgataAACATTTGTGTAATCCACAGCATTATTTGTGTCAAATGTGAAAAGAGTAAAGACTAACTTTATAAGCTGCCATgtaaaagtacttacattgCTTCTAGATATAAACAATCCCCCATTGTTGTTCCAGCCTGCGTAATCCTCCGATTCTTCTCCCAAAGTCTCGTACAAAATTCTGGAATCTTCTAGCAGCTTCACTTCTAGGTCGGAAGGCCTTAGGGACCAGACGAAACCTGGAAGGTAAAGATTTTGTTAAGGTTTTAGATAAGGGTGGAACGTCACTGGTTATATTCGACCCTGTTCTGTACTGTAGTGATCAGTGTGCAATTTTATCGGTCATTGTCCTGAAAGTCTATGTACCCAGACTCCTGGATACGTATCCTGCTAAAATAATTAGCAAACATCTGCCTTATTGATCGGCATGCGAATGCGGCACACCAAACAGCCAGTGTTTATGCGCCAATCACCATCTGACCATCAAACCACCTTACCAACTAAGTGTGAGGCGCTATTGGTCCGTTGGGCTGTGTGGCGTCGCATGgtcataaaatatatctgaAAAACTACGGAACGACGACGCAACACAGCGTAACGCTAAAACATGGAAAACTCTTTGTTTAATCAAAGGAAATACtatgccgccgccgccgcaatGACGCATCGCAATAATAGGGCCTTTCGCCCTAATGGTCCTAGCCATTATAAGTACGTGTCTACTAATGCCAGTAGGAACAGAAAACTTGTAAATAAACCTACCGGCGGTATGCCATGTGGTCCCGCTGGTGAGCTTCCCTCGCTCCAGCAGCACGGCGCTCACCCCTCGCTTGGTCAGCTGATACAGGGTATTGCATCCTGCTATGCCGCCGCCTGGATAGAAAATTGTGCAGTTAGTTATTAAAGCTCACAGTGTTCTCAGAGATTTGCGATGTTGATACATTGAAATTGAAtgttttaaatagg
It encodes the following:
- the LOC105381895 gene encoding sarcosine dehydrogenase, mitochondrial: MLRAVKSGSAKFKSVNNLRYGFQRRFLASDSEVVSSADVVIVGGGIAGCNTLYQLTKRGVSAVLLERGKLTSGTTWHTAGFVWSLRPSDLEVKLLEDSRILYETLGEESEDYAGWNNNGGLFISRSNLRTQEYMRLHTLGNAMGVPSEVLSPADAQKIFPLLDPSVFEMALYCRQDGTVEPDSVCNTLVKASTKRGAKVYEDTPVLDIHYSHNMLGNKEVTGVHTNKGFIRTKCVVNCGGAWGGRIARFAGIPALPLIPFKHAYVVMDRIPEVRGGPNIRDHDASLYLKVAGETVSVGGYEPNPIMLDQVSDSQQFHLYDLDWDVFGMHSTNAAILCPALAKVGVKSTVCGPESFTPDHKPLLGEDPNIFGLYHNCGYNSAGIMFSAGCGIQLAEWIVSGRPHYNMFTFDIRRFTAAQTSRPHWVRESSHEAYAKNYSLVFPHDEPLAGRDVSHDALHQELVEDGACMQSRAGWERPGLFLPGEKTRVQQYDWGGTHDYPRNLDRRYEDMLKGDYTYGFSKYHDIIRQEALACRNGAALFNQSYYGKLYLTGPDAQRVAALAFTADLTNKADTVVYTLMLNEKGGVEADVTVSVLDGGGGQLHEPIFKGRGYYVVTAGFSANHTMAHLRRIIHSHGLRATITDVSKQLCVLSVQGPDSQRILQRYTDTGLSNDAFPLYAHKSIRVSKAPNSSDTKTYTCRALRVTWSGELGWELHVPSASAVSVYKALRLAKNLNNSGWRALTALSAEKGYHLWNADLRSDDNPVEAGLGFTCRKDGDYVGNEAVTRARVEGVAKKYAFFTMDDQVCLLGQEAVYRNGEPVGYLRRGDYAYYLDKPIGIGYVTNKNGVVTNKYLTEGDYEIDVMGKRYKATLHLKSPFDPKGQRLLGNYGDRGMDENTHEPHAGQNERAGGSE